In one Achromobacter spanius genomic region, the following are encoded:
- a CDS encoding TAXI family TRAP transporter solute-binding subunit: MKLKHWITALTVAVAAVGTVGSAQAQQFFRIGTGGTAGTYYPIGGIIANAVSQPGKLVATAVASNGSVANINGILGGSFEAGFTQSDVAYWAYSGTGTFEGKPKAQDLRLISTLYPESIHLVTRKGAGIKSVADLKGKRVSMDEPGSGTLVDVRLILGAYGMTDKDIKAEYLKPNQAGDKLKDGGLDAFFFVGGAPAGAIAELASSGNIELVSLVGPEIDALRAKQEFFTPDVIAANTYQNLPEVKTISVNAQMVTSAKQSEQVVYDVTKALYSDATRKTLDNGHAKGKLITRENAIKGAGIPFHPGAAKFYKEIGLLK, from the coding sequence ATGAAACTCAAACACTGGATCACCGCCCTGACCGTCGCGGTTGCCGCCGTCGGCACCGTGGGTTCCGCACAGGCCCAACAATTCTTCCGCATCGGCACGGGCGGCACGGCCGGCACGTACTACCCCATTGGCGGCATCATCGCCAACGCCGTGTCGCAGCCGGGCAAGCTGGTCGCCACGGCGGTGGCGTCCAACGGTTCGGTGGCCAACATCAACGGCATCCTGGGCGGCTCGTTTGAAGCCGGTTTCACGCAGTCGGACGTGGCCTACTGGGCCTACAGCGGCACGGGCACCTTCGAAGGCAAGCCCAAGGCGCAAGACCTGCGCCTGATTTCCACGCTGTACCCGGAAAGCATCCACCTGGTGACGCGCAAGGGCGCGGGCATCAAGAGCGTGGCCGACCTGAAGGGCAAGCGCGTGTCGATGGACGAGCCGGGCTCGGGCACGCTGGTTGACGTGCGCCTGATCCTGGGCGCCTACGGCATGACCGACAAGGACATCAAGGCCGAATACCTGAAGCCCAATCAAGCGGGCGACAAGCTCAAGGACGGCGGCCTGGATGCGTTCTTCTTCGTGGGTGGGGCACCGGCCGGCGCCATCGCCGAGCTGGCCTCCAGCGGCAACATTGAGCTGGTGTCGCTGGTTGGCCCCGAGATTGACGCGCTGCGCGCCAAGCAAGAATTCTTCACGCCCGATGTCATTGCGGCCAACACCTACCAGAACCTGCCTGAAGTGAAGACCATCTCGGTCAACGCGCAAATGGTCACGTCGGCCAAGCAGTCCGAACAGGTGGTGTACGACGTCACCAAGGCGCTGTACAGCGACGCCACGCGCAAGACGCTGGACAACGGCCACGCCAAGGGCAAGCTCATCACGCGCGAAAACGCCATCAAGGGCGCCGGCATCCCGTTCCACCCGGGCGCCGCGAAGTTCTACAAGGAAATCGGCCTGCTGAAGTAA